Proteins from a genomic interval of Treponema succinifaciens DSM 2489:
- a CDS encoding divergent PAP2 family protein encodes MNLKEQLHLFFSQPAFLACLFSWLSAQLVKTLIKLFSGKVHSLKELFELLLWRTGSMPSSHSALVATLCTTIGFRSGVNSDVFILSLGFYLVTIRDAVGVRRANGLQATMLNKIGRLLAAKNIIEEVKPIKEVQGHTPAEVIIGSLLGFFIGLAFSV; translated from the coding sequence ATGAATTTGAAGGAACAGCTCCATTTGTTTTTTTCTCAGCCTGCTTTTTTGGCATGTTTATTCAGCTGGCTGTCTGCTCAACTTGTAAAAACTCTCATAAAGCTTTTCTCTGGAAAAGTTCATAGTTTAAAAGAATTGTTTGAACTTCTTTTGTGGCGTACAGGAAGTATGCCGTCTAGCCATTCCGCGCTTGTAGCTACGCTTTGCACTACAATTGGCTTCCGTTCCGGTGTTAACAGCGATGTTTTTATTCTTTCTCTTGGTTTTTATTTGGTTACAATCCGCGATGCTGTTGGAGTGCGCCGCGCGAATGGGCTTCAGGCTACAATGCTCAATAAAATAGGTCGTCTTCTTGCTGCAAAAAATATAATTGAAGAAGTCAAGCCGATAAAGGAAGTTCAGGGACATACTCCGGCGGAAGTCATTATCGGTTCGTTGCTTGGCTTTTTTATCGGACTTGCATTCAGTGTTTAA